The following proteins are encoded in a genomic region of Gimesia algae:
- a CDS encoding GNAT family N-acetyltransferase has protein sequence MLRFIEITFLSENYEQACRLRNEILRQPLDLDLLEEDLSAEVDYLHFGIVEGSRVIACVLAVPVSDVKVKIRQMAVSADFQNRGVGKTLLSNSETSLKQRGFQFLELDARTSAVGFYQKLGYQKVGEEFLSVSIPHQKMRKSLTE, from the coding sequence GTGTTGCGATTCATCGAAATAACTTTTCTGTCTGAGAACTATGAGCAGGCGTGTCGATTACGAAATGAAATATTACGACAGCCTTTAGATCTGGATTTACTGGAGGAAGATTTATCAGCTGAGGTGGATTATTTACATTTTGGGATTGTGGAGGGAAGTCGAGTGATTGCCTGTGTACTGGCGGTTCCTGTTTCAGATGTGAAAGTGAAAATCAGACAGATGGCTGTTTCCGCCGACTTTCAAAATCGGGGGGTCGGTAAAACACTGTTGTCAAATAGTGAGACTAGTCTGAAACAGCGGGGCTTTCAATTTCTGGAACTGGATGCTCGTACTTCTGCGGTAGGTTTTTATCAAAAACTGGGTTATCAAAAGGTGGGTGAGGAATTTTTATCCGTTTCGATTCCCCATCAGAAAATGCGAAAGTCACTGACGGAATGA
- a CDS encoding LamG-like jellyroll fold domain-containing protein → MLTPEEREELMQLCWEYQYGNLSSRQAGRLEKLVLQSDSARDFFIQYSGMCANLEWEGIVDPGPLGRSSDYEPLPSGELKTIPDHLLTETVPPDRRIILSTILACTICVLAAAYLLTSAFLQNKDPRFLARIINIKNAVWSEGKNNWQPDDVLHAGDQIHLRSGIIELETVTGAKVILKGVSQLTLIQPDQFMLNQGNLFAHVPLQSQGLTVATPSSRVVDLGTSFGLIVTPGRETEVHVLQGLVRFDLLDENRQTTITQDLTENTAVRVQADSRKITRFKSTPELFVQNLVPDQPQLVAHWKLSDRETSQIAHDSGEHLLHLNILEVHGQSPFTGRPAPQNIKSSAGPFETQYHKLFRTLSEQEASLFDMQRFTIELWARNPNIKQQGDSDTLFHYRNTNLHSTSQFNLFTDDHSGRMGFGFLNSDNQYVSFHTKKNIPWEQDRWYHIVFTYDSNSSAAHDSIVTFTRTPEFSSRPDLQQTFNNIADITPLTPGGILAIGGSTLTDISRHWGGDIADVRFINGIPARYLKQQIFNKK, encoded by the coding sequence ATGTTAACTCCTGAGGAACGGGAAGAACTGATGCAACTCTGCTGGGAATACCAGTACGGGAACCTCTCCTCCCGACAGGCCGGTCGTCTGGAGAAACTGGTCCTGCAATCCGATTCCGCCCGAGACTTTTTTATCCAGTATTCCGGAATGTGTGCGAACCTGGAGTGGGAAGGAATTGTGGACCCCGGCCCGCTGGGACGCTCCTCAGATTACGAACCACTGCCTTCCGGTGAACTCAAAACCATCCCCGATCATCTGTTAACAGAGACAGTTCCACCAGATCGTCGAATAATTTTATCCACGATCCTCGCATGTACGATCTGTGTCTTAGCAGCCGCATATCTCTTAACGTCTGCATTTCTGCAAAATAAAGACCCCCGGTTTCTGGCCCGGATCATTAATATAAAAAACGCAGTCTGGTCTGAAGGTAAAAATAACTGGCAGCCAGACGACGTATTGCATGCGGGCGATCAGATTCACCTCCGCTCTGGAATTATCGAACTGGAAACCGTCACCGGTGCGAAAGTAATCCTCAAAGGAGTCTCACAGCTCACACTGATTCAACCAGATCAGTTCATGCTCAATCAGGGCAATCTCTTTGCTCACGTCCCTCTCCAATCACAGGGACTGACAGTCGCCACTCCCTCATCGCGCGTCGTAGATCTGGGCACATCCTTTGGACTGATTGTGACTCCCGGTCGTGAAACAGAAGTGCATGTTTTACAGGGGCTTGTCCGCTTCGATCTGCTTGATGAAAATCGCCAGACAACCATTACCCAGGATCTGACGGAGAACACGGCGGTCCGCGTACAGGCTGATTCCAGAAAGATAACGCGGTTTAAATCGACGCCAGAACTGTTTGTGCAAAACCTCGTGCCTGATCAACCACAGTTAGTTGCACACTGGAAACTGTCCGATCGGGAAACTTCACAAATTGCCCATGACTCTGGCGAACATCTTCTGCATCTGAATATTCTGGAAGTTCATGGACAGTCCCCCTTCACTGGTCGCCCGGCACCGCAAAACATCAAATCGTCAGCCGGCCCGTTTGAAACGCAATACCATAAACTGTTCCGCACGCTTTCTGAACAGGAGGCTTCCCTGTTCGATATGCAGCGATTCACGATTGAACTCTGGGCACGCAATCCCAATATCAAACAGCAGGGCGATTCCGACACGCTGTTCCATTATCGAAATACAAACCTGCATTCCACGTCTCAATTCAACCTGTTTACGGACGATCATTCCGGCAGAATGGGCTTTGGTTTCCTGAATTCAGACAACCAGTATGTTTCATTTCACACTAAAAAGAACATTCCCTGGGAACAGGACCGCTGGTACCACATCGTATTCACGTATGACTCCAATAGTTCTGCCGCACATGACAGCATCGTTACTTTCACGAGAACACCGGAATTCAGTTCCAGGCCGGATCTGCAGCAGACTTTCAATAACATCGCAGACATTACGCCCCTCACGCCGGGAGGAATTCTGGCCATTGGCGGATCCACTCTTACAGATATCTCACGACACTGGGGAGGCGACATCGCTGACGTCCGCTTTATTAATGGAATCCCCGCGCGTTATCTGAAACAGCAGATTTTTAATAAGAAATAG
- a CDS encoding SDR family NAD(P)-dependent oxidoreductase, translating into MNSTTEPTIQQLFDLTGKTVLISGASGYLGSAMARGLAEAGARLVISSRNAERAQQAASELPDPQQVGHLGVELDHMDEASLERGFETACQAAGQIDVLINNGNDPVGEDWRTVTSEAFTRHLQNATGFFLLARKLRDHVVARQAQGNVIMIGSMYGVVGSYPAAYEGVCNASPVAYHTMKGGVIHQTRHLAVYWAKDGVRVNCLSPGPFPSEAAPEGLAERLSEHSPMGRMGKPSELKGAIVFLASEASSYITGQNLLVDGGWTAW; encoded by the coding sequence ATGAATTCCACAACCGAACCGACGATCCAGCAGTTATTTGATCTGACAGGTAAGACCGTGCTCATCTCCGGCGCCAGTGGTTATCTGGGAAGTGCGATGGCACGCGGACTGGCTGAAGCGGGCGCTCGACTGGTTATCAGCAGCCGCAATGCAGAACGGGCGCAACAGGCCGCCAGTGAACTGCCTGATCCGCAGCAGGTGGGACATCTGGGAGTTGAACTGGATCACATGGACGAGGCATCTCTTGAACGGGGCTTTGAGACAGCCTGTCAGGCAGCCGGTCAGATTGACGTGCTGATAAATAATGGCAATGATCCGGTGGGGGAAGACTGGCGGACGGTCACTTCCGAAGCATTTACACGACATCTACAGAATGCGACTGGATTTTTCCTACTGGCGCGCAAATTACGAGATCATGTGGTGGCGCGGCAGGCGCAGGGCAATGTGATTATGATCGGTTCAATGTATGGTGTGGTCGGCTCTTATCCGGCTGCGTACGAAGGCGTTTGTAATGCCAGTCCCGTTGCATATCACACGATGAAGGGGGGCGTGATTCATCAGACGCGGCATCTGGCAGTCTACTGGGCCAAAGATGGCGTACGCGTGAATTGTCTGAGTCCCGGGCCATTTCCTTCCGAAGCGGCACCAGAGGGACTGGCGGAACGACTGAGTGAGCATAGCCCGATGGGACGCATGGGAAAACCATCTGAATTGAAAGGGGCGATTGTGTTCCTGGCCAGTGAGGCGAGCAGTTATATCACGGGGCAAAATCTGCTGGTCGATGGAGGCTGGACGGCCTGGTAA
- a CDS encoding sigma-70 family RNA polymerase sigma factor, which yields MLFSRHSQRIYRFIRSLVDNRTDAEEIYQNTCTVLWSKFDAFEPGSNFWAWSCQIVRYEVLNYRRRQNLERNIFSNEFYNRVAESAMVTVDELDQQQAALSVCFELLSQRQKEVLERIYEPDASPSSVAQDLKRTPNAIYKTLKRAHDLLFSCIQRRLHSGDLF from the coding sequence ATGCTGTTCTCCCGGCATAGTCAGAGAATCTACCGATTCATCAGATCGCTCGTAGATAATCGGACAGATGCCGAGGAGATTTATCAGAATACGTGTACCGTACTCTGGTCAAAATTTGACGCCTTCGAGCCTGGATCTAATTTCTGGGCCTGGAGCTGTCAGATCGTGCGCTATGAAGTTCTCAACTATCGACGACGACAAAACCTCGAACGAAACATTTTCAGTAACGAGTTCTATAACCGAGTTGCCGAAAGCGCGATGGTAACCGTTGATGAACTGGATCAGCAACAGGCCGCCCTTTCCGTCTGCTTTGAACTGTTATCACAACGCCAGAAAGAAGTCCTCGAAAGAATCTACGAACCGGATGCCAGTCCCAGTTCGGTTGCCCAGGATCTGAAGCGTACCCCCAATGCAATTTACAAAACTCTGAAACGCGCCCACGATCTCCTTTTCAGCTGTATTCAGAGACGCCTTCATTCCGGAGACCTTTTCTAA
- a CDS encoding DUF1559 domain-containing protein — protein MKTSKSRRGFTLIELLVVIAIIAILIALLLPAVQQAREAARRSTCKNNLKQIGLALHNYHSTFGTFPASRIGPYESTCTTCGLDSRFSAYIPLLPYIDQAPLFAQITSNLGSTSYVWNTGFPAYKTKLPIINCPSDINTNDITDLGQHNYLFCIGDQYSNFQSISPGNLRGVFGFQSSVRMRDIIDGTSNTAMVSECIRPPGSGALTPANGAGTNSTSNSTNPSACLASFVNGAFTTGLLDRNRSLGTRWTDGRSGYINFNTILPPNAPVCNGQTTQGIQPPSSRHEGGVHLLMGDGAVRFISENIDTGNISASQVSSGKSPYGIWGALGSKNGGETLGEF, from the coding sequence ATGAAGACATCAAAGTCCAGACGTGGCTTTACACTGATTGAACTGTTAGTTGTCATCGCCATTATCGCCATCTTAATCGCTCTCTTACTTCCCGCAGTCCAACAGGCACGCGAAGCCGCCCGTCGCAGCACCTGTAAAAACAATCTGAAACAAATCGGATTGGCGCTCCATAACTATCACTCCACTTTCGGAACATTTCCTGCCAGCCGCATCGGACCTTATGAAAGTACCTGCACAACCTGCGGACTCGATTCCCGGTTTAGCGCTTATATCCCACTGCTCCCTTACATCGATCAGGCACCTCTGTTCGCCCAGATCACCAGCAACCTGGGCTCCACTTCTTATGTCTGGAATACCGGATTCCCCGCGTACAAAACAAAACTGCCGATCATCAACTGCCCGTCTGATATCAACACCAATGATATCACCGATCTGGGGCAGCATAACTATCTGTTCTGCATCGGCGATCAATACAGTAACTTCCAATCCATCTCGCCTGGAAACCTGAGGGGCGTCTTTGGATTTCAATCCAGTGTCCGCATGCGGGATATTATTGATGGAACCAGTAATACCGCCATGGTTTCCGAATGCATTCGTCCTCCCGGGTCTGGAGCCCTGACACCCGCTAACGGCGCAGGTACCAACTCAACCAGCAATTCCACGAACCCTTCCGCATGCCTTGCCAGTTTTGTGAATGGCGCATTTACAACGGGATTGCTTGATCGAAATCGTTCCCTGGGAACACGCTGGACCGATGGACGATCCGGCTATATTAATTTCAATACCATCCTGCCTCCCAACGCGCCGGTCTGTAATGGCCAGACGACTCAAGGAATTCAACCCCCATCCAGTCGCCATGAGGGGGGTGTCCATCTGCTGATGGGCGATGGTGCCGTCCGCTTCATCAGTGAGAATATCGACACGGGAAATATCAGTGCCTCCCAGGTCTCATCCGGCAAAAGTCCATACGGAATCTGGGGCGCATTGGGATCAAAAAATGGAGGTGAAACTTTGGGTGAGTTCTGA
- a CDS encoding peptidase associated/transthyretin-like domain-containing protein: MRRSLTLLIITLICTACSGASEDKWTKQRPPTYPVTGTVKLNGTPLEGATVVFQSNGAQTQAAVGRTDKDGNFQMRTFKEGDGAIAGEHRVTITCVKTEGPADGTNLDEADVVIKETSLIPERYADAQKSGLTATVRPDQENAVTFELEKKN, translated from the coding sequence ATGCGTCGCTCATTGACCCTGTTGATAATTACTTTGATCTGCACGGCCTGTTCCGGGGCGTCAGAAGATAAATGGACGAAACAGCGCCCCCCAACCTATCCCGTTACTGGTACAGTAAAATTAAACGGGACACCACTTGAGGGAGCTACTGTCGTCTTTCAATCAAATGGTGCCCAAACACAGGCGGCCGTCGGCCGCACAGATAAAGACGGGAATTTTCAGATGCGTACCTTCAAAGAAGGCGATGGCGCAATCGCCGGTGAACACCGTGTGACCATCACTTGCGTGAAAACAGAAGGGCCCGCAGACGGGACTAATCTGGATGAGGCAGATGTCGTCATCAAGGAAACATCCCTGATCCCTGAGAGATATGCAGATGCGCAAAAGTCCGGTCTCACTGCCACAGTCAGACCAGACCAGGAAAACGCAGTTACCTTCGAACTGGAAAAGAAAAATTAA
- a CDS encoding Na/Pi cotransporter family protein produces the protein MDAGIIDSIGGLGLFLLGMVILTSGLKDLAGGTIRRMIARFTKSIPTGIATGVIVTAILQSSSATTVTAVGFAGAGLLTLTESLGIVFGANLGTTVTGWIVVLVGFKLKLGQIAFPLVLVGVLLNLFGKKRIGLIGFTIAGFSLIFVGLDILQEGMSGLAEMVSPDSFPQDSWLGRLLLLLIGVGIVLVTQSSSAGVVMALTALHSGAISLAQAGALVIGFGIGTTFTALLASLGKSVAARRTGLAHVFYSLVTATLAYFLLPVYVWFWEEYAGPATGISPDITLVTFHTLFNLLGLLVIVPFTKAFSALIIRIIPEAENDQTERLDESLLSNPNVAIEAARSTLVDVFQCILQLMQKLFLSEVAREDLDEEFSQYHDTLETTSRYLKQINVTSSDRQTVHSSQEVVLALDHLQRLMRRCDEMERLGSARENQTLSSFVDELNQKIQHLEQTLHNGFSEDDEQALQDFWEKWDGQQKETRREFTQSATTADSQFDNLLQQLDAFRWLTRISSHLWRIVHHLHGARIVNGGEKNQARFESEGKE, from the coding sequence ATGGATGCAGGGATAATCGATTCGATAGGTGGTCTGGGTCTATTCCTGTTGGGAATGGTAATCCTGACCAGCGGTCTGAAAGATCTGGCCGGTGGTACGATTCGGCGGATGATTGCCCGGTTTACCAAAAGCATTCCGACAGGGATTGCGACCGGTGTTATTGTAACCGCTATCCTGCAGTCTTCGAGTGCCACGACTGTCACAGCCGTCGGGTTTGCCGGGGCTGGGCTGCTGACATTAACCGAATCCCTGGGGATTGTATTCGGTGCGAATCTGGGGACAACCGTCACCGGATGGATCGTAGTTCTGGTTGGTTTCAAACTGAAGCTGGGACAGATTGCGTTTCCGCTGGTGCTGGTAGGGGTGCTGCTCAACTTGTTTGGTAAGAAACGAATCGGCCTGATCGGGTTCACCATCGCCGGATTCAGCCTGATTTTTGTAGGACTGGATATTCTTCAGGAAGGGATGTCCGGTCTGGCGGAAATGGTGAGTCCGGACTCTTTTCCGCAGGACTCCTGGCTGGGCAGGCTGCTGTTGCTTTTGATAGGAGTCGGCATAGTGCTGGTCACACAGTCTTCCAGCGCCGGTGTCGTCATGGCGCTCACGGCTCTGCATTCGGGGGCGATTTCACTGGCACAGGCGGGGGCGCTGGTGATCGGGTTTGGTATCGGCACGACCTTCACTGCTTTGCTGGCATCTCTGGGGAAATCGGTGGCTGCCCGACGAACCGGGCTGGCGCATGTGTTTTACAGCCTGGTGACCGCAACGCTCGCTTACTTTCTGCTGCCGGTCTATGTCTGGTTCTGGGAAGAGTATGCAGGACCCGCGACTGGCATCTCACCTGATATTACGCTGGTAACTTTCCATACTCTGTTCAATCTGCTGGGACTGCTGGTCATTGTCCCGTTTACGAAAGCATTTTCCGCGTTGATCATACGTATTATTCCAGAAGCAGAAAACGATCAGACTGAAAGGCTGGATGAATCGTTGCTCTCCAATCCCAATGTGGCCATTGAAGCAGCGCGCTCGACCCTGGTTGATGTATTTCAATGTATTTTGCAACTGATGCAGAAGCTGTTCCTCTCGGAAGTAGCGCGGGAAGACCTGGATGAAGAATTTTCTCAGTATCACGATACGCTGGAAACCACCTCCCGGTATCTGAAACAGATCAACGTGACCAGTTCAGATCGCCAAACGGTCCATTCTTCGCAAGAAGTGGTATTGGCGCTGGATCATCTGCAGCGTTTAATGCGACGGTGCGATGAAATGGAACGGCTGGGCTCTGCCAGAGAGAATCAGACTCTGAGCAGTTTTGTGGATGAGTTGAATCAGAAAATTCAACATCTCGAACAGACCCTTCATAATGGATTTTCAGAGGATGATGAACAGGCATTGCAGGACTTCTGGGAGAAATGGGATGGACAGCAGAAAGAGACACGGCGGGAGTTTACCCAGTCAGCTACCACAGCAGATTCTCAATTTGATAACCTGCTGCAGCAACTGGATGCATTTCGCTGGCTGACGCGCATCAGCTCTCATCTCTGGCGTATCGTGCACCATTTACATGGGGCCCGCATCGTGAATGGGGGTGAAAAAAATCAAGCTCGTTTTGAATCCGAGGGGAAAGAGTGA